Below is a window of Thermodesulfobacteriota bacterium DNA.
GACCGGTTCGGGGCGAACATCCTCGTGTCTCCCCGGACCGAGCAGCTCTCCATCGGCTTCGGAGACATCTCCCTCGGCGGGACCGAGGTGGCCCGTTCCAGTCTCACGCTGAAGGACGGGGAGCGGATCGCATCGATCCCGCACAAGGACCGGATCCGGCTGGTCGTGCCGTTCCTTTTGACCGCGGCGGACGCCTCGGGGAAGAACCTCGTCTGGATGGGGCTCCCCCGCGGCGAAATCATGGAGGAAGCGCGTCCCTGGTGGAAGGTCGCGGGCTCCCGCATCGGGAAGCGCGGCGAAGTCATGCTCGGCGCCGAGGCGGCGAGGGCGCTCGACAAGGGGCCGGGCGGGACCGTCACGGCAGGGAAGCGGTCGTTCCGGATCGCGGGAGTCCTGCACCCGACGGGCGAGAAGGAGGACGGCATGATCATCGCCGACCTCGCCGACGTGCAGGAGATGGCGGGAAAGCCCGGCGCCGTGACCTATTTCGAGGTGGCGGCGCTGTGCAAGGATTGCCCGGTCGAGGACATCGTCGCGCAGATCGGGCAGGCGCTGCCCGGCGCGCGCGTTTCGGCGATCCGCCAGGTCGTCGAGAGCCGGAAGGCCGCGGTGGACCAGCTCCGGCGGATGGGATACGGCGTCTCGGCGATCGTGCTGCTGATCGGCGGGCTGATGGTCTTCGTCACCGTGATGGGCGGGGTGCAGGAGCGGACCGCCGAGATCGGCGTCCTTCGCGCGGTCGGGTTCCGCGGGAGGGCGATCCATTCGCTCCTGTTCTGGGAGACGGGGTGGGTTTCGCTGCTGGCCTCCCTCCTCGGCGCGGGGGCCGGCGTCGCGGCCGCCTTCCTCGCATCGCCGGCGTTCGGCATCGAGAACCCGGGCATCGCGTTCGCGCCCGCATTCCTGGGTGTGGCGGCGGGGCTGCTCCTGGGGCTGCTCGGCGCCGTCCCGCCGGCGCGCCGCGCGGCGGCGCTGTCGCCCACTGAGGCGATCCGGACACTGTGACATGGAGGAAAGGATGACGATCGTTCGGCTGAAGGACGTTTCGATGATCTACGGAAGCAACGGCACCCGGGCGGCGGCGCTTCGGGGGATCTCGCTGGAGATCTCCCGGGGGGAGTACGCGGTGGTCACAGGGGAGTCGGGCGCGGGGAAGAGCACCCTCCTTACGGTCCTGGGCGGGCTCCAGGTCCCGACGGAGGGAGAGGTCCAAATCGACGGCGTCG
It encodes the following:
- a CDS encoding FtsX-like permease family protein, with protein sequence DRFGANILVSPRTEQLSIGFGDISLGGTEVARSSLTLKDGERIASIPHKDRIRLVVPFLLTAADASGKNLVWMGLPRGEIMEEARPWWKVAGSRIGKRGEVMLGAEAARALDKGPGGTVTAGKRSFRIAGVLHPTGEKEDGMIIADLADVQEMAGKPGAVTYFEVAALCKDCPVEDIVAQIGQALPGARVSAIRQVVESRKAAVDQLRRMGYGVSAIVLLIGGLMVFVTVMGGVQERTAEIGVLRAVGFRGRAIHSLLFWETGWVSLLASLLGAGAGVAAAFLASPAFGIENPGIAFAPAFLGVAAGLLLGLLGAVPPARRAAALSPTEAIRTL